Within the Streptomyces sp. YIM 121038 genome, the region CCACTGATCGGCCGGGCGGTCGCTTGTCGGCCGGGGCTGTGCTGGTGAGGCTGGTAGGAGACCAGTCGTCACCAGTAGCCCACGGGGGTCGAGTCGATGAGTCTCACCGTGCTGCACAGTGCCGTCGTAGAGCCGGAGCACCGTTTCGAGTGGTGGCGCGACCTGATCAGCCAGGACGTCGCGCCCACCCGGATCACCACCGACCACGCCGAGGACTTCCCGGCCACCGCGGGCATGGCACAGCTCGGCGCCGTGCGGCTCACCGTCATGTCGTTCCCCGCCATCAGGTCGGAGCGCACGCCCGCGCTCATCCGGTACTCCGACCCCGAGGACTACCAGCTCACGCTGATCCGGGGCACGGAGATGTGGATCACCCAGGACCGCAACGAGGCCAGGATGGCGGCCGGTGACCTGGTGCTGTGGAGCACCTCGCTGCCGTTCGACGGAAGGGGCCTCGCGGGTTCGCACGACGGCATCTCCAAGGCCATCATCCTGCACCTGCCGCGCACCGGTCTGCCCCTGCCCACGGCCAAGGTGGACCGGCTGCTCGCGAACGCCGTGCCCGGCCGCACCGGCATGGCGGGCATCCTCGCCCGCCACCTCCTCGGCGTCACCGAGGACGCGGCCCATCTGGAGGAGTCCGCCGCGGCGCGGGTGGGCATCGCGACCTGGGAGCTCGCCACCGCGTTCCTCGGGGACTGGGCCGACGCCCGCGACCGGGTGCCGCCCGAGTCCGGCGACCGGATGCGGCTCGCCCGCGTCGACGCCTTCATCGACGCCAACCTCTCCGACCCGCGGCTGACCCCGGCGGCGATCGCCGCGCACCACCACCTGTCCGTACGCACCCTGCACTGGCTGTTCCGCCACCGCGACGAGACGGTGGCGGCCACCATCCGGCACCGCCGCCTGACCCGGTGCCGCGCCGACCTCGTGGCCGACCGCTACGCCGCCGTGCCCATCCACACCATCGCGGCACGGTGGGGATTCACCAGCGCGGCGGCCTTCAGCCGTGTCTTCAGGAGGGAGTACGGGGTGACTCCGCGGGAGTTCCGCGCGACGGCGGGCGGTGCGGGTGGTGCGGGCGAGGAGTGACGACGCGGCGCGTCAAGCCGGGCCCGGCGCCGACAGCACCGATTCCGCCGTCACGGGGTCGGCCGGGACGCCGACGCCCTCGATGTCGACCTCCATGGCCTGCCCGGCTCGGGCGGGTCCCTCCCCGGCAGCCACGAGGTCATGGTTTCCCTGACCCGGCCCTGATGTTTTCCGCCCTGGCCCCCGATCGCCCCTGAGAAGTCCCCGACTTGACCCGGATATGCCCCTGACAGGGGCATCGCAGGAGCGGCGGTGCGCCTAACGTGACGACGGTGCCCCGGCCGGGTCCGTCTGCCCGACACAACCGCTCTCTTCATGAGGTGAATCCATGCCGTTGAGGGACAGATCCGCTGTGCGGCGCATCGCCGCGCGGGGCACGGCCATGGCCGTGGGGGCCGCCGTCGCCGTCTCCGGCCTCGCCGCCGCTCCGGCGGTGCACGCGTCGCCGTCTGCCGCCGGGGCCCTGCGGTGGGAGCCGTGTGACGCCCCGGCTCAGCCGGGAGCCGAGTGCGCCGCTCTTTCGGTGCCGGTCGACTGGGCCCACCCGGGCGGGCCGAGGCTCGACCTGGCCGTGGCCCGCCGCAAGGCCACCGGCCCCGGCGCACACGTCGGCTCGATGGTGTTCGGCCCCGGCGGGCCGGGCGATTCAGGTGTGGACAGGGTGATGCGCGGCATCAGCCGGTTCAGCCCCGAGGTCCGCCGCAGGTTCGACATCGTCAGCTTCGACCCGCGCGGTGTGGGCGGCAGCAACCCGGTGGCCTGCTCCGTCGACCTGCTTGCCCAGCGCCCGTCACCGGAGCTGAAGAGCCAGGCGGACTTCGACGCCACCATGGCGTACAACAGGCGGCTCCGTGCCGACTGCCGGGCCCGCACCGGCCCGGTGTTCGACCACCTTGACACCACCCAGACGGTCCGGGACCTGGACGCCCTCCGGGCCGCCCTCGGCGAGCGGAAACTGACCTTCCACGGCAGCTCGTACGGCACGCTGCTCGGGGCGCAGTACGCCGAGACCTACCCGCGCCGCGTGCGCGCGATGGTGCTGGAGAGCGTCATGGACCACAGCGTCCCGACCACCCGTGGCTTCCTTCGCGCCGAGGCGGCCACGGCGGAGGATTCCTTCCAGGAGTTCGTGAAGTGGTGCGACGCGGCTGCGGACTGCGCGCTGCACGGTCGCGACGTCCACGACGTCTGGCAGGGCCTGCTGGCCCGGGCCGGGCGCGGCGAGCTGGAGGACCCGGCGAAGCCCGGGACCTCGCTGTCACCTTCGGACCTGGTCAACAAGGTCGCGTTCCGGAAGTTCTACCAGGCCGACTTCGCGGGCCTGGCCACCGCGATCGCGGGGATGGACGCGAGCAAGCCGCTGCCCTCGTCGCCCACCTCGATCGCGCCGCTGCCGCCGGCCACCCCGGTCTTCTGCTCGGACTGGCACCTGCCCGTGCGCGACTACCAGGAGTACGCCTCGCTCGTCACCATGACGAACACGACCGCGCCAGACCTGCCGCACCTCTTGCCGATCCAGATGGCAGCGGCATGCCTGGGCGCGCCGACCCCCAACCCGCAGCACCGCCTGGACACACACGGTGCCCCACCGATCCTGGTCTCCAACGCGCTGCACGACCCCGCCACCGGCTACCCGTGGGCGGTCTCGGTGGCCCGGCAGCTCGGCCGCAGCGGCGTGCTCCTCACCTACGAGGGCCACGGCCACGGCAGCGTCACCAGTGGCCCGTGCATGGAGGGCGCCGTGGACAGCTACCTCACCGACCTGGCGGTCCCGCCCCGGGGCACCAGCTGCCCCGCGCTGCCGTCCTGGCCGTCGAGGTGAGTAACCGGCTGCGCTAGGTCTGCACAGCGGCGCCCGGCACGCACGCTCATGGCGCTGCCGAAACGCCTCGGTCGACCGGCGTGGGGTGCGGTCCGGGGTAGACCGGCGTGGGGTGTGGTCCGGGATCGTGGTTGCCGACCAGATCACTCCTCCAGGGGAAGGCACTCGGCGAGCAGGTCGACGACGTCCCGCCAGGCTCGCTGCGCGTGCTGCGGGTGGTAGCCGACCCCGGGGCGCACGGTGTGGTCGACCGATGGGTGGTGGAAGGCGTGCAAGGCGCCGCCGTAGACCACCAGGCGCCAGTCGACGCCCGCAGCCTGCATCTCGGCGGTGAATGCCTCCCGTTGCGCGGGCGGCATGATCGGGTCCTGCGACCCGACCCCGGCCCACACCGGGCAGTGAATGCGCGCCGCCTCGCCCGGCCGGCCCGTGGTCAGCGCGTTCACTGTCGCGATCGCGCGCAGGTCGACGCCGTCGCGCCCGAGTTCCAGCGCGATCGCGCCTCCGGTGCCGTAGCCGACGGCGGCGATCCGGTCCGGGTCGGTCCGCGGCTCGGCACGGAGCACGTCGAGCGCCGCATGGCCGATGCCTCGCATCCGGTCGGGGTCGGCGAGCAGCGGCAGGCAACGGGCCAGCATCTCCTCGGGATCACCCAGATAGCGCCCGCCGTGGAGGTCGAAGGCCAGCGCCACGTACCCCAGCTCGGCGAGTGCGTCGGCCCGGCGGCGCTCGACGTCGCTGAGCCCCACCCCCTCGGGCCCGACC harbors:
- a CDS encoding helix-turn-helix domain-containing protein, which produces MSLTVLHSAVVEPEHRFEWWRDLISQDVAPTRITTDHAEDFPATAGMAQLGAVRLTVMSFPAIRSERTPALIRYSDPEDYQLTLIRGTEMWITQDRNEARMAAGDLVLWSTSLPFDGRGLAGSHDGISKAIILHLPRTGLPLPTAKVDRLLANAVPGRTGMAGILARHLLGVTEDAAHLEESAAARVGIATWELATAFLGDWADARDRVPPESGDRMRLARVDAFIDANLSDPRLTPAAIAAHHHLSVRTLHWLFRHRDETVAATIRHRRLTRCRADLVADRYAAVPIHTIAARWGFTSAAAFSRVFRREYGVTPREFRATAGGAGGAGEE
- a CDS encoding alpha/beta hydrolase — encoded protein: MPLRDRSAVRRIAARGTAMAVGAAVAVSGLAAAPAVHASPSAAGALRWEPCDAPAQPGAECAALSVPVDWAHPGGPRLDLAVARRKATGPGAHVGSMVFGPGGPGDSGVDRVMRGISRFSPEVRRRFDIVSFDPRGVGGSNPVACSVDLLAQRPSPELKSQADFDATMAYNRRLRADCRARTGPVFDHLDTTQTVRDLDALRAALGERKLTFHGSSYGTLLGAQYAETYPRRVRAMVLESVMDHSVPTTRGFLRAEAATAEDSFQEFVKWCDAAADCALHGRDVHDVWQGLLARAGRGELEDPAKPGTSLSPSDLVNKVAFRKFYQADFAGLATAIAGMDASKPLPSSPTSIAPLPPATPVFCSDWHLPVRDYQEYASLVTMTNTTAPDLPHLLPIQMAAACLGAPTPNPQHRLDTHGAPPILVSNALHDPATGYPWAVSVARQLGRSGVLLTYEGHGHGSVTSGPCMEGAVDSYLTDLAVPPRGTSCPALPSWPSR
- a CDS encoding dienelactone hydrolase family protein, with the translated sequence MTMVVTTRTIAYAADGLTMVGHLALPAGGGRRPAVLVGPEGVGLSDVERRRADALAELGYVALAFDLHGGRYLGDPEEMLARCLPLLADPDRMRGIGHAALDVLRAEPRTDPDRIAAVGYGTGGAIALELGRDGVDLRAIATVNALTTGRPGEAARIHCPVWAGVGSQDPIMPPAQREAFTAEMQAAGVDWRLVVYGGALHAFHHPSVDHTVRPGVGYHPQHAQRAWRDVVDLLAECLPLEE